The Pricia mediterranea genome includes a window with the following:
- a CDS encoding MFS transporter yields the protein MIQKDKWAWAWVPVLYFTQGLPYVLVVTVSVVMYKKLGVSNEDIGLYTSLLYLPWVLKPLWSPFVDLKSTKRKWFLWMQLLISLAFLGVGLSLPTNMFFTITLACFWMAAFASATNDIASDGYYMIGLTEEKQSFFVGMRSVFYRLAMVTGEGIIVVMAGFLENRYGDNTKAWSITMSAAALLMLALTVSNFFVTPKFESSSAIAKDKPEGFLAVFASFFRKKNIGIALAFILTFRLGESQLVKMAAPFLLDSPENGGLGYSTEQLGTIFGTAGVIFLSLGGVLGGILISRDGLKKWMLPMVLSLNVPNILYAILAITDTTNIYAVTTAVIFEKFGYGFGFAAFLMYLIYIAEGKSKTSHYAIATGFMALGMMLPGMISGYMQQWLGYGGFFVWVVIAALPALFLLKFIEYPADFGRKSDKTDV from the coding sequence TTGATCCAAAAAGACAAATGGGCATGGGCCTGGGTGCCCGTGCTCTATTTTACGCAGGGCCTGCCCTACGTGCTGGTGGTTACCGTTTCGGTAGTCATGTACAAAAAGCTGGGCGTCAGTAACGAAGATATCGGACTGTACACCAGCCTTTTGTATTTGCCCTGGGTGCTGAAACCGTTGTGGAGCCCCTTCGTGGACCTGAAAAGCACCAAGCGCAAGTGGTTTTTATGGATGCAATTGTTGATCTCATTGGCTTTTTTGGGCGTGGGCCTGAGCCTGCCGACAAATATGTTCTTTACCATCACCTTGGCTTGCTTTTGGATGGCCGCCTTCGCTTCGGCCACCAACGATATCGCATCGGACGGGTACTATATGATCGGGCTCACAGAAGAGAAGCAGTCCTTTTTTGTAGGTATGAGAAGTGTTTTCTACCGCTTGGCCATGGTCACAGGGGAAGGTATCATCGTTGTTATGGCCGGGTTTTTGGAAAACAGGTACGGCGATAACACCAAGGCTTGGAGTATCACCATGTCGGCCGCCGCATTATTGATGCTGGCCCTGACCGTATCCAATTTTTTTGTGACGCCGAAATTTGAATCCTCTTCCGCTATCGCAAAGGATAAACCCGAAGGTTTTCTGGCCGTGTTCGCATCTTTCTTTCGAAAAAAGAATATTGGAATCGCTCTCGCGTTTATATTGACCTTTCGGCTGGGCGAGTCCCAATTGGTAAAAATGGCCGCACCTTTTTTATTGGACAGCCCCGAAAACGGCGGCCTCGGCTATTCCACGGAACAATTGGGTACTATTTTCGGAACGGCAGGGGTCATCTTTCTGTCCCTCGGAGGGGTTTTGGGAGGCATCTTGATTTCCCGTGACGGTCTGAAAAAATGGATGTTGCCCATGGTGCTTTCCCTGAACGTACCCAATATTCTCTATGCTATTTTGGCCATAACGGACACCACCAATATTTACGCAGTAACCACCGCCGTCATCTTCGAAAAATTCGGCTACGGTTTTGGTTTTGCGGCCTTTTTGATGTATCTGATCTATATTGCCGAGGGAAAGTCGAAGACCTCGCACTATGCCATCGCCACGGGATTCATGGCCTTGGGCATGATGTTGCCGGGAATGATTTCGGGCTATATGCAACAATGGTTGGGCTATGGCGGATTTTTCGTCTGGGTGGTCATCGCCGCACTGCCCGCGCTCTTCCTGTTAAAGTTCATCGAATATCCCGCCGATTTCGGGAGGAAATCCGATAAGACCGATGTTTAA
- a CDS encoding DUF4212 domain-containing protein — translation MSEKQKHATAYWRENVRYLFILLTIWFVVSYGAGILFKDALDSIRLGGFKLGFWFAQQGSIYVFVILIFVYIRLMNKLDKKYGYNE, via the coding sequence ATGTCGGAAAAACAAAAACACGCTACCGCCTATTGGAGAGAAAACGTCCGCTACCTCTTTATTCTTTTGACCATTTGGTTCGTGGTTTCCTATGGGGCCGGCATCCTATTTAAAGATGCTTTGGACAGTATAAGGCTAGGTGGCTTCAAATTGGGGTTTTGGTTCGCACAACAAGGCTCCATTTATGTCTTTGTCATTCTCATATTCGTATATATCCGATTGATGAACAAGCTTGACAAGAAGTACGGATATAATGAATAA
- a CDS encoding sodium:solute symporter family protein, which produces MDVQTWSYLLVGITFTLYIGIAIWSRAGSTSEFYVAGGGVSPLANGMATAADWMSAASFISMAGIIAFAGYDGSVYLMGWTGGYVLLALLLAPYLRKFGKFTVPDFIGDRYYSKTARIVAVICALIVSFTYVAGQMRGVGVVFSRFLEVDINTGVIIGMVIVLFYAVLGGMKGITYTQVAQYCVLIFAFMVPAIFISIQMTGNPIPQLGMGDTLNNGSGTYLLDKLDGLSTELGFAAYTEGKKSIMDVFAITLALMVGTAGLPHVIVRFFTVKRVRDARKSAGYALLLIAILYTTAPAVSVFAKTNLIDTVSDNPYAEMPVWFKNWETTGLLEFDDKNGDGRIQYVADAKRNELTIDNDIMVLANPEIAMLPAWVIGLVAAGGLAAALSTAAGLLLVISSSVSHDLIKRTLRPDISEKGELWAARISATVAVVIAGYFGINPPGFVAAVVALAFGLAAASFFPAIVLGIFYKRMNKEGAISGMVVGLVSMLFYMMKFKFDMFGGGTSDDWWFGISPEGFGSMAMVLNFAVSIIVTQFTPDPPQEVQDIVEDIRIPSGAGEASGH; this is translated from the coding sequence ATGGATGTACAAACATGGAGCTACCTGCTCGTCGGCATCACCTTCACCCTTTATATCGGTATTGCCATTTGGTCTCGGGCCGGTTCGACCAGTGAATTTTATGTTGCCGGTGGCGGGGTATCGCCCTTGGCCAATGGCATGGCCACCGCCGCGGATTGGATGTCCGCCGCCTCGTTTATCTCCATGGCAGGGATTATCGCCTTTGCCGGTTATGACGGCTCGGTCTATTTGATGGGTTGGACGGGCGGATACGTACTTCTCGCCCTGCTTCTTGCCCCTTACCTCCGAAAATTCGGAAAGTTTACGGTGCCGGATTTTATCGGGGACCGTTACTATTCCAAGACCGCCCGGATCGTTGCCGTCATCTGCGCCCTGATCGTATCGTTCACCTACGTAGCGGGACAGATGCGAGGCGTCGGGGTCGTCTTTTCCCGTTTTTTGGAAGTGGATATCAATACCGGGGTCATCATCGGCATGGTCATCGTGCTATTTTATGCCGTTTTGGGCGGAATGAAGGGCATTACTTATACCCAAGTCGCCCAATATTGCGTGTTGATCTTCGCATTTATGGTACCGGCCATCTTTATTTCCATTCAAATGACCGGAAATCCGATACCCCAACTGGGTATGGGCGATACCTTGAACAATGGCTCCGGCACCTATCTTTTGGACAAGTTGGATGGGCTGTCCACCGAACTGGGTTTTGCCGCCTACACCGAAGGCAAAAAGTCGATCATGGATGTCTTTGCCATCACTTTGGCGCTAATGGTCGGCACCGCTGGCCTGCCCCACGTTATCGTGCGTTTTTTTACCGTAAAACGGGTAAGGGATGCCCGCAAATCCGCAGGATATGCGCTGCTGCTCATCGCCATTCTGTACACCACGGCTCCAGCCGTATCGGTATTTGCCAAGACCAACCTCATCGATACCGTGAGCGACAATCCCTATGCGGAAATGCCGGTCTGGTTCAAGAACTGGGAAACCACCGGCCTGCTGGAGTTCGATGACAAAAACGGGGATGGAAGAATACAGTACGTGGCCGATGCCAAACGCAATGAACTGACGATCGACAACGACATTATGGTATTGGCCAATCCCGAGATCGCCATGTTACCGGCCTGGGTCATCGGTCTGGTGGCGGCAGGCGGCCTGGCCGCAGCGCTTTCTACTGCAGCGGGACTCCTCTTGGTCATTTCTTCCTCGGTATCCCACGACCTGATCAAAAGAACCCTACGTCCCGATATTTCGGAAAAAGGCGAACTGTGGGCGGCGCGGATTTCCGCCACCGTAGCGGTAGTCATCGCGGGATACTTCGGAATCAACCCCCCTGGCTTCGTGGCGGCCGTGGTAGCCCTGGCATTCGGACTCGCAGCGGCATCGTTCTTTCCCGCCATCGTCTTGGGCATTTTCTATAAGAGGATGAATAAAGAGGGAGCCATTTCCGGCATGGTTGTAGGCCTGGTATCCATGTTGTTCTATATGATGAAATTCAAATTCGATATGTTCGGGGGTGGCACGTCCGATGATTGGTGGTTCGGCATCTCCCCGGAAGGCTTCGGATCGATGGCCATGGTCTTGAATTTCGCGGTCTCTATCATCGTAACGCAATTCACGCCCGATCCCCCGCAAGAGGTCCAGGATATTGTAGAGGACATTCGGATTCCCAGTGGAGCCGGTGAAGCGTCGGGGCATTGA
- the nagB gene encoding glucosamine-6-phosphate deaminase, protein MKTTLEQKAKDISYKPVGQFEETRFEKIHNVIFSDSNVASIQVAHEIADLIRSKQEADEQCVLGLSTGSSPLRVYEELVRLHKEEGLTFSNVVTFNLDEYLPMERENRQSYWFFMHENLFNHIDIPKENINIPDGTVEGDEVIEYCLSYEKKIKKHGGLDFQLLGIGRTGHIGFNEPGSHYNSGTRVITLDHITRVDAGPTFFGIDNVPRKAITMGIATVRSAKRIVLLAWGQNKANIIKKTVEGDISSTVPATYLQEHENCTFVLDTGAGSELTRNKTPWLVDESLDWTEELTAKAVVWLCTLTGKSILSLTDKDYNDNGMSGLLALQDSYDLNIRMFNRLQHTITGWPGGKPNADDTKRPERAEPAQKRVIIFSPHPDDDVISMGGTLDRLIEQGHEVHVAYQTSGNIAVSDKEALKFAEISKRIYPSDEAQEIVDYIKAKKESSYDSKQVLRLKGDIRRGESYAAVRYLGLPDENVHFLDLPFYETGRIKKNNLSEADIKIMVDIIEKIQPHQIYAAGDLADPHGTHKVCLDAAFAAIDRLKSKPFMDDCWVWLYRGAWHEWDTNEIEMAVPMSPGQVLRKRNAIFAHQSQKDGVMFQGDDSREFWMRAEERNKETADRYNALGLADYAAMEAFVRYNF, encoded by the coding sequence ATGAAAACTACCTTAGAACAAAAAGCAAAGGACATCAGTTACAAACCCGTCGGACAATTCGAGGAGACCCGTTTTGAAAAAATCCACAATGTAATTTTTTCCGATTCGAACGTGGCCTCCATTCAAGTGGCACATGAGATCGCGGACCTTATCCGGTCAAAACAAGAGGCAGATGAGCAGTGCGTTCTGGGACTGTCAACGGGTTCTTCTCCCCTTCGAGTTTACGAGGAATTGGTACGTTTGCACAAGGAAGAGGGACTCACCTTTTCCAACGTCGTGACGTTCAACCTCGATGAGTACTTGCCCATGGAGAGAGAAAACCGCCAGAGCTATTGGTTTTTTATGCACGAAAACTTGTTCAACCATATCGATATTCCCAAAGAAAATATAAACATACCCGATGGCACGGTGGAAGGTGACGAGGTGATCGAGTACTGCCTATCCTACGAAAAAAAAATCAAAAAACACGGCGGTCTCGATTTTCAGTTACTCGGCATCGGTCGTACCGGACACATCGGTTTTAACGAGCCGGGATCCCATTACAATTCCGGTACCCGGGTAATTACCTTAGATCATATAACCAGGGTCGATGCCGGACCTACTTTTTTCGGCATCGATAACGTACCGCGAAAAGCCATCACCATGGGTATCGCTACCGTACGCAGCGCCAAACGTATCGTGCTGCTCGCTTGGGGACAAAACAAGGCCAACATTATCAAAAAAACCGTTGAAGGAGATATTTCGTCCACGGTACCCGCCACCTACCTGCAAGAGCATGAAAATTGCACCTTCGTTCTCGACACGGGAGCCGGCAGTGAACTGACCCGGAACAAGACCCCGTGGCTGGTCGATGAATCGCTGGACTGGACCGAAGAGCTTACCGCCAAGGCCGTCGTATGGCTGTGCACCCTGACGGGCAAGTCCATTTTAAGCCTGACTGACAAAGACTATAACGACAATGGGATGTCCGGTCTCCTTGCCTTACAGGATTCCTATGACCTGAACATTAGAATGTTCAACCGCTTGCAGCATACCATTACCGGATGGCCCGGTGGGAAACCAAATGCAGATGATACCAAGCGGCCCGAGCGTGCCGAACCTGCACAGAAACGGGTCATTATTTTCAGCCCCCACCCTGACGATGATGTCATTTCCATGGGGGGAACCCTGGATCGCCTGATCGAACAGGGCCACGAAGTTCATGTTGCCTATCAGACCTCTGGCAATATTGCGGTTTCCGACAAGGAAGCCCTAAAATTTGCCGAAATTTCCAAACGCATCTATCCCTCGGACGAAGCACAGGAAATCGTCGACTACATCAAGGCTAAAAAAGAGAGCAGTTACGATTCGAAACAGGTACTGCGTCTTAAAGGGGATATCCGAAGGGGGGAATCTTACGCCGCTGTCCGTTATCTTGGGCTCCCGGACGAAAACGTGCATTTTCTGGACTTGCCTTTTTACGAAACAGGACGTATCAAGAAAAACAATCTGTCGGAAGCGGATATCAAGATTATGGTCGATATCATCGAGAAGATCCAACCTCATCAAATCTATGCCGCTGGCGACCTTGCCGATCCGCACGGCACACATAAAGTCTGTCTTGACGCCGCTTTTGCAGCGATCGACCGTCTTAAGTCAAAGCCGTTTATGGATGATTGCTGGGTCTGGCTCTACCGTGGGGCATGGCACGAATGGGATACCAACGAAATCGAAATGGCCGTACCCATGAGTCCCGGGCAGGTACTGCGCAAGCGGAACGCCATTTTCGCCCACCAATCGCAAAAGGACGGCGTCATGTTCCAAGGCGACGATTCCAGGGAATTCTGGATGCGGGCCGAAGAACGCAATAAAGAGACCGCAGACCGTTACAATGCATTGGGACTGGCCGACTATGCCGCGATGGAAGCGTTTGTGAGGTATAATTTTTAG
- a CDS encoding glycoside hydrolase family 3 protein → MTLREKIGQLFMPAAFINDTEAEIRKLEKLIREHHIGSLCFFHSRASAATNFEGTKKIVHNENSFETLTRLVQRFQQVAKYPLLIAIDAEWGLAMRVENTPQYPYAITLGAIAEERSDLIYEVGKSIARDCRAAGIHWNLAPCVDINSNPLNPVIGYRSFGEQKSKVIKKAIAFVKGTQSEGILTSIKHFPGHGDTGTDSHLELPLIDKPKNVLLENELRPFEKLIAEGADSVMVGHLSIPALAGGKSISSSLSPEIIKGVLRDEMGYNGVVISDALNMHAVAKNHPIKGELEWLAFDAGNDILCFAEHVAEGIETILQKASVAQIETSFKRVWGLKEKINASWASENNSSTGNEPSIETHPMPETDSSNENDDPTAVSTSGHGEVSELSSHFFRSLDLNRKLATESLTLLKGTPHGISEFKKSDFAGIAMKQPTDNHFFKTIQKEKDFPDFSSTDSSPNETENILLALFPPQVKPSNRFGFSKEELIFINELIAAENVVLYLFGNPYVLNLIEFNKAKAVIIAYQNFIPFQKVAAAHFLGTLEAQGKLPVRLAP, encoded by the coding sequence ATGACACTTCGAGAAAAAATAGGGCAGCTGTTTATGCCCGCCGCCTTTATCAATGATACCGAAGCAGAAATCCGAAAACTGGAGAAATTGATCAGGGAACACCATATCGGCAGCCTCTGCTTTTTCCACAGCCGTGCCAGTGCAGCGACCAATTTCGAGGGAACCAAAAAAATTGTTCACAACGAGAACAGTTTTGAGACCCTGACCCGCCTCGTTCAACGCTTTCAGCAGGTGGCCAAATACCCGTTGCTTATCGCTATCGATGCCGAATGGGGACTTGCCATGCGCGTCGAGAACACCCCGCAGTATCCCTATGCCATCACCTTGGGGGCGATTGCCGAAGAACGATCGGACCTGATTTATGAGGTCGGAAAAAGCATTGCCCGGGATTGTCGGGCAGCTGGCATTCACTGGAACTTGGCGCCCTGCGTCGATATCAATAGCAATCCCTTGAACCCCGTTATCGGTTACCGCTCGTTCGGGGAACAAAAATCCAAGGTCATCAAAAAAGCCATCGCCTTTGTCAAGGGCACGCAAAGCGAAGGCATCCTGACCAGCATAAAACATTTTCCAGGGCATGGCGATACGGGAACGGATTCCCATTTGGAGCTTCCGCTCATCGACAAACCAAAGAACGTCCTGCTCGAAAACGAACTGCGTCCCTTCGAAAAACTAATTGCTGAAGGGGCGGATTCGGTAATGGTGGGACATTTGTCAATACCTGCACTGGCAGGCGGAAAAAGCATCTCCTCGAGCCTATCCCCAGAAATTATCAAGGGAGTTCTACGGGATGAAATGGGATACAACGGCGTGGTCATTTCCGATGCACTCAACATGCATGCCGTAGCGAAAAACCATCCTATCAAAGGGGAATTGGAATGGCTGGCATTTGATGCCGGAAACGACATACTCTGTTTTGCGGAACACGTTGCGGAAGGTATCGAGACCATTTTGCAGAAGGCCTCCGTGGCCCAGATCGAAACAAGCTTTAAACGGGTCTGGGGCCTGAAAGAAAAAATCAACGCTTCTTGGGCGTCCGAAAATAATTCTTCGACCGGCAATGAACCGTCCATCGAAACGCATCCGATGCCCGAAACAGATTCCTCAAACGAGAATGACGACCCTACGGCAGTTAGCACCAGTGGTCATGGCGAGGTCTCGGAACTATCCTCGCACTTTTTCCGGTCGCTCGACCTCAATCGCAAACTGGCGACAGAGAGCTTGACCCTGCTCAAAGGTACGCCACATGGGATTTCTGAATTCAAGAAATCGGATTTTGCGGGGATAGCCATGAAACAACCTACCGACAATCACTTTTTTAAAACAATACAAAAAGAGAAAGACTTTCCGGATTTTTCTTCGACCGACTCCAGTCCAAACGAAACAGAAAATATACTTTTGGCGCTTTTTCCGCCCCAGGTCAAACCGTCGAACAGGTTCGGCTTCTCGAAAGAGGAGCTGATTTTTATCAACGAATTGATAGCTGCCGAAAACGTTGTGCTGTATCTTTTTGGAAATCCTTATGTGCTAAACCTTATCGAGTTCAATAAAGCGAAGGCCGTAATTATCGCCTATCAAAATTTTATCCCCTTTCAAAAGGTTGCTGCGGCCCATTTTTTAGGTACTTTAGAGGCGCAAGGAAAATTACCCGTTCGATTGGCCCCATAA
- a CDS encoding anhydro-N-acetylmuramic acid kinase, which produces MTHEILGLMSGTSLDGLDLAFCHIWQTGTDYNFKIKETKSVSYDPEMSTKLRDSIFLPAEELLGFHNSYGVWLGEQCRIFIDEHGLNVECIASHGHTTHHRPEMGLTFQIGSGQHLANASGHKVVCDFRTNDIALGGQGAPLVPIGDALFFSEYDFCLNLGGIANVSFDKDGQRIAYDIGLANMVLNHITRKNGLDYDEGGKLARSGNLIPNILKELNDLEYYRLPYPKSTGYEWFVEKVVPLIDAADDRMENLLHTCIHHICEQISVQVKVNSRKRENSLLVTGGGALNHFLIQTLQKKLGTGTRVVAPDQKLIEFKEALVFALMGMLRLQGETNVLHSVTGAKRDSSSGVLYLPN; this is translated from the coding sequence ATGACACACGAAATTCTAGGCTTGATGTCCGGCACCTCGTTAGACGGGCTCGATCTCGCCTTCTGTCACATTTGGCAAACCGGTACGGACTATAACTTCAAGATCAAGGAAACCAAGAGCGTTTCCTATGACCCGGAGATGTCCACCAAACTACGGGATTCCATTTTTCTTCCTGCGGAAGAACTCCTAGGTTTCCATAATTCATACGGTGTCTGGCTGGGCGAGCAGTGCAGGATTTTTATCGACGAACACGGTCTGAATGTGGAATGCATCGCCAGTCACGGGCATACCACCCACCACCGTCCCGAAATGGGACTTACCTTTCAAATCGGATCGGGACAACATCTGGCCAACGCCAGTGGCCATAAGGTCGTCTGCGATTTTCGCACGAATGACATCGCTTTGGGCGGACAAGGGGCGCCCTTGGTGCCTATCGGGGACGCACTTTTTTTTAGCGAATATGATTTTTGCCTGAACTTAGGGGGCATTGCGAACGTGTCTTTCGATAAGGACGGCCAACGTATCGCCTACGATATTGGCCTGGCCAACATGGTACTGAACCACATCACCCGGAAAAACGGACTGGATTACGATGAAGGTGGAAAATTGGCCCGCAGCGGTAACCTCATTCCGAATATTTTAAAAGAATTGAACGATCTGGAATATTATCGGCTGCCCTACCCTAAATCGACCGGCTACGAATGGTTTGTGGAAAAGGTCGTTCCCTTGATCGATGCCGCCGATGACCGCATGGAAAATCTTTTGCATACCTGCATCCATCATATTTGCGAGCAGATCTCGGTGCAGGTGAAGGTCAATTCCCGCAAGCGCGAAAACTCCCTTTTGGTCACTGGGGGCGGGGCCTTAAACCATTTTTTAATACAGACCTTGCAAAAAAAACTAGGGACGGGTACACGGGTCGTGGCTCCCGATCAAAAACTGATCGAGTTTAAAGAGGCGCTCGTCTTCGCTTTAATGGGGATGTTGCGGCTACAAGGGGAAACCAACGTGCTACATTCGGTGACCGGCGCGAAACGGGATTCCTCCAGCGGCGTACTCTACCTGCCAAACTGA
- the acs gene encoding acetate--CoA ligase: protein MSNYHIKHLEEYFQVYRKSVRNPESFWEEIAEEHFVWRKKWDKVLEWDFSKPEIKWFEGAKLNITENCIDRHLPTRGDKTAILFEPNDPTEEAQHITYRQLHERVSKMANVLKNHGIKKGDRVCIYLPMIPELAVALLACARIGAIHSVVFAGFSSNALSSRINDSDCKMVLTSDGSYRGPKTIDLKGIVDRALDDCPSVENVLVVKRIDSDIEMKEGRDKWLQPLLDEAYSDCVAEIMDAEDPLFILYTSGSTGTPKGMVHTTGGYMVYTAYTFKNVFQYREDDVFWCTADIGWITGHSYIVYGPLANGATTVMFEGVPNYPDYGRFWEVVEKHKVNQFYTAPTAIRALAKQSLDFVEEHDLSSLKVLGSVGEPINEEAWHWYDTNVGKHNSPVVDTWWQTETGGIMITPIPYVTPTAPTYATLPFIGIQPALMDEEGKEIKGNQVDGRLCIKFPWPGMARTIWANHDRYRDTYFKAYEGMYFSGDGALRDAVGYYRITGRVDDVVIVSGHNLGTAPIEDAINEHPAVAESAIVGFPHDVKGNALYGYVILKETGESRDRDNLRKEINQQITEHIGPIAKLDKIQFVSGLPKTRSAKIMRRILRKIASNDAADLGDTSTLVNPEVIDEIKENAL from the coding sequence ATGAGCAACTATCACATCAAACACCTAGAAGAATATTTTCAAGTCTATCGAAAGTCCGTTCGTAATCCCGAAAGCTTTTGGGAAGAGATCGCGGAAGAACATTTCGTATGGCGTAAAAAATGGGACAAGGTGTTGGAATGGGATTTCTCAAAACCGGAGATAAAATGGTTCGAGGGCGCCAAACTGAACATCACGGAGAACTGTATCGACCGACACTTGCCGACCCGTGGCGACAAGACGGCCATTCTTTTTGAGCCCAACGACCCCACCGAAGAAGCACAGCATATCACCTATCGTCAATTGCACGAACGGGTCTCCAAAATGGCGAACGTACTCAAAAACCATGGTATCAAAAAGGGAGATCGGGTCTGTATTTATCTGCCGATGATTCCTGAACTGGCCGTTGCCCTATTAGCCTGTGCCCGTATCGGGGCCATCCATTCCGTGGTGTTCGCCGGCTTCTCATCCAACGCATTGTCCAGTCGCATCAATGATTCGGACTGTAAAATGGTGCTGACCTCCGACGGCTCGTACCGTGGGCCAAAGACTATTGATCTTAAAGGAATCGTAGATAGGGCCCTAGACGACTGCCCCAGTGTCGAGAACGTGTTGGTGGTCAAACGCATCGACAGCGATATCGAAATGAAGGAAGGCAGGGACAAATGGCTGCAGCCCCTGCTGGACGAAGCCTATTCGGATTGCGTGGCTGAAATCATGGATGCCGAAGACCCGCTGTTCATTCTCTATACCTCCGGATCGACCGGAACTCCCAAGGGTATGGTACACACCACCGGCGGCTATATGGTATATACCGCCTACACCTTTAAAAACGTATTTCAATATCGCGAGGACGATGTCTTCTGGTGTACCGCCGATATCGGTTGGATTACCGGACACTCCTATATCGTTTACGGGCCCCTGGCCAACGGGGCGACTACCGTTATGTTCGAGGGGGTACCCAACTATCCCGATTACGGCCGGTTTTGGGAGGTCGTGGAAAAACACAAGGTCAATCAGTTCTACACCGCGCCCACAGCCATCCGGGCCCTAGCCAAACAGAGTCTGGATTTTGTCGAAGAACATGACCTCTCAAGCCTGAAAGTTCTAGGTTCGGTCGGGGAACCGATCAACGAAGAGGCGTGGCACTGGTACGACACGAACGTGGGCAAACACAACAGTCCCGTCGTCGATACCTGGTGGCAAACGGAAACCGGGGGAATCATGATTACCCCGATTCCCTACGTAACTCCGACTGCGCCTACCTACGCGACCCTGCCCTTTATTGGAATTCAGCCCGCATTGATGGACGAAGAAGGCAAGGAAATCAAAGGCAACCAAGTCGATGGCCGTCTATGCATCAAATTCCCCTGGCCCGGGATGGCCCGCACAATCTGGGCCAATCACGACCGGTATCGGGACACCTATTTTAAAGCGTACGAAGGCATGTATTTTTCAGGGGACGGTGCCTTGAGGGATGCCGTTGGATACTACCGTATCACTGGACGGGTTGACGATGTGGTCATCGTTTCGGGACACAATTTGGGTACCGCGCCCATCGAGGATGCCATCAACGAACATCCGGCGGTCGCGGAAAGCGCCATTGTCGGCTTTCCCCACGACGTCAAGGGCAATGCTTTGTACGGGTATGTCATTTTAAAGGAAACTGGGGAAAGCAGGGACCGGGACAACCTCAGGAAAGAGATCAACCAACAGATCACCGAACACATCGGACCGATTGCCAAATTGGACAAGATTCAGTTTGTATCCGGACTCCCCAAAACCCGCAGTGCAAAGATCATGCGGCGCATTCTGAGAAAAATCGCTTCGAACGATGCTGCCGACCTTGGGGACACCAGCACCTTGGTCAACCCTGAAGTCATCGACGAAATCAAGGAAAACGCATTGTAA
- the murQ gene encoding N-acetylmuramic acid 6-phosphate etherase, with translation MPYKKITETPSNHDNLEQLDTLSILAKMNEEDQKIADAVALVVPEVTKLVDALTERFLRGGRLFYIGAGTSGRLGILDASEIPPTFGMPHDRVIGLIAGGDIAIRKAVEYAEDDTEQAWKDLLAYDIDANDTVIGIAASGTTPYVLGGINDAKDNGLLTAGITNNPGSPLAEAADIGIAVDVGPEFVTGSTRMKSGTSQKLVLNMISTALMIKIGRVKGNKMVNMQLSNNKLVDRGTRYVMEGLGIDYSRAEELLKKHGSVKAALEAGR, from the coding sequence ATGCCTTACAAAAAAATCACGGAAACCCCCTCGAACCATGATAATCTAGAACAGCTGGACACCCTATCCATCCTGGCCAAAATGAACGAAGAAGATCAGAAAATAGCCGATGCGGTGGCCCTGGTCGTTCCCGAGGTCACAAAACTGGTCGATGCCCTCACCGAGCGTTTCTTACGTGGCGGGCGTTTGTTCTATATCGGCGCCGGCACCAGTGGCCGATTGGGCATTTTGGATGCCTCCGAAATTCCCCCGACGTTCGGAATGCCGCACGACCGGGTAATCGGACTTATTGCAGGGGGGGACATTGCTATTCGGAAAGCAGTGGAATATGCCGAGGACGATACCGAACAGGCCTGGAAAGATCTGTTGGCCTACGATATCGATGCCAACGACACGGTCATCGGGATAGCCGCCTCGGGTACTACGCCCTACGTGCTGGGGGGAATCAATGATGCAAAGGACAACGGCCTTCTGACCGCAGGCATCACCAACAACCCCGGTTCGCCGCTTGCTGAAGCCGCGGACATCGGCATTGCCGTGGATGTGGGACCGGAATTCGTGACCGGAAGCACCCGGATGAAAAGCGGTACTTCGCAGAAGCTCGTGCTGAACATGATCTCTACCGCCTTGATGATAAAGATAGGAAGGGTCAAGGGCAACAAAATGGTCAATATGCAGCTCAGCAATAATAAACTCGTCGACCGTGGCACGCGCTACGTCATGGAGGGCTTAGGAATAGATTACTCCCGCGCGGAGGAGCTGTTGAAGAAGCACGGTTCGGTAAAGGCGGCTCTGGAGGCAGGGAGGTAA